A stretch of Brassica napus cultivar Da-Ae chromosome C6, Da-Ae, whole genome shotgun sequence DNA encodes these proteins:
- the LOC125588761 gene encoding glycine-rich domain-containing protein 2-like isoform X2, with amino-acid sequence MGFASHKYNAYRLLSLAKHYESSSICEEPLVSPIDCEWVWHCHRLDPVRYKSDCEEFYGRVLDNSGIVSSANGSCKLQTEKLWKRLYPMEPCDLDLDKAISEPISPLEKCTTYDLVSAAKRQSSFYLEVSRANVHFL; translated from the exons ATGGGGTTTGCATCACACAA ATACAATGCCTACAGGCTTCTTTCGCTAGCAAAACATTATGAGTCTTCCTCAATCTGCGAAGAACCACTAGTCTCTCCAATTGACTGTGAATGGGTTTGGCATTGCCACAGGCTTGACCCG GTGAGGTACAAGTCTGACTGTGAGGAATTCTATGGGAGAGTTCTGGACAACTCTGGCATTGTATCTTCAGCAAATGGGAGCTGCAAATTACAGACTGAAAAATTATGGAAGAGATTGTATCCTATGGAGCCCTGTGACCTTGATTTGGATAAGGCAATCTCAGAGCCAATTTCACCTCTTGAGAAATGCACGACCTATGATCTTGTTTCAGCTGCCAAGAGGCAAAGCTCATTTTATCTTGAG GTTTCAAGAGCCAATgtacattttctataa
- the LOC106357073 gene encoding glycine-rich domain-containing protein 2-like isoform X1, with amino-acid sequence MKFSQLTGMKKEIVQNLEWLEAQKIEISIDLIAESKKHLQFLGVVDCNQLLYDGPALKRAIYRYNAYWLPLLAKHSESSSICEGPLVPPFDCEWVWHCHRLNPVNLSIVRYKSDCEEFYGRVLDNSGILSSANGSCKLQTEKLWKRLYPMESYDLDLDKAISEPISPLEKCTTYDLVSAAKRQSSFYLEVSRANVDSEIIMEEVVGRYKAFLYLIKQNGEKTIKPICVPTYNIDLIWHTHQLNPSSYYKDMVKIFGNILQHDDTADSDTSEGMNLDTVYSRTTAQCEETFGQRYWKASMDTMPHTPVVVEIEKSGAGAMLCGGS; translated from the exons ATGAAGTTTTCACAATTGACAGGAATGAAGAAAGAAATAGTGCAAAATTTGGAGTGGCTTGAAGCTCAGAAGATAGAGATAAGCATTGACCTAATTGCTGAATCTAAGAAACATCTTCAGTTCCTCGGAGTTGTTGACTGTAACCAGTTGCTCTACGATGGTCCTGCACTCAAAAGAGCCATCTACAG ATACAATGCTTACTGGCTTCCTTTGCTAGCCAAACATTCTGAGTCTTCCTCAATCTGCGAAGGACCACTAGTCCCCCCATTTGACTGTGAATGGGTTTGGCATTGCCACAGGCTTAATCCAGTAAATCTAAGCATT GTGAGGTACAAGTCTGACTGCGAGGAATTCTATGGGAGAGTTCTGGACAACTCTGGCATTTTATCTTCAGCAAATGGGAGCTGCAAATTACAGACAGAAAAATTATGGAAGAGATTGTATCCTATGGAGTCCTATGACCTTGATTTGGATAAGGCAATCTCAGAGCCAATTTCACCTCTTGAGAAATGCACGACCTATGATCTTGTTTCAGCTGCCAAGAGGCAAAGCTCATTTTATCTTGAG GTTTCAAGAGCCAATGTGGACAGTGAGATCATTATGGAAGAAGTTGTTGGTAGATATAAAGCATTCCTTTACTTAATCAAGCAAAACGGCGAAAAGACGATCAAACCAATCTGTGTTCCGACTTATAATATTGATCTAATTTGGCATACACATCAGCTTAACCCTTCCTCTTACTACAAGGATATGGTAAAGATCTTTGGTAACATCTTACAGCATGATGATACGGCAGACTCTGACACAAGCGAAGGTATGAATCTCGACACTGTTTACTCTAGAACTACTGCGCAATGCGAAGAAACATTTGGTCAAAGGTATTGGAAAGCCAGCATGGATACGATGCCACATACTCCAGTTGTGGTGGAGATTGAGAAGAGTGGTGCGGGTGCTATGCTTTGCGGTGGAAGCTGA
- the LOC125588763 gene encoding glycine-rich domain-containing protein 2-like, protein MKFSQLTGMKKEIVQNLEWLEAQKIEISIDLIAESKKHLQFLGVVDCNQLLYDGPALKRAIYRYNAYWLPLLAKHSESSSICEGPLVPPFDCEWVWHCHRLNPVRYKSDCEEFYGRVLDNSGILSSANGSCKLQTEKLWKRLYPMESYDLDLDKAISEPISPLEKCTTYDLVSAAKRQSSFYLEVSRANVDSEIIMEEAVGRYKAFLYLIKENREKTIRLISVPTYDIDLIWHTHQLNPSSYYKDMVKIFGNILQHDDTADSATSEGMNLDTVFSGTTAQWEETFGQRYWKASMDTTPHTSAMVETERSGAGARCLAEAAEKCSAGARCFAVEAEKTSARCFAVDAEKKNARCFALEAEKNSARCFALEAEKNSARCFSVEAEKKNATCFAVEAEKNSARCFAVEAEKNSSRCFAVEVEKKSSRRVAVEAEKKNARGFAMEAEKKKARCFAVEAGKNNARCFAVEGEKKNARCFAVEAGKNNARCFAVEAEKKNAGCFAVTNGKRSARCFAMEVEKKNARCFAMTDGKSNARCFAIASGKNSARCFAVGAEKNRGCGCGNLMKNNAQENAPLAEGATAA, encoded by the exons ATGAAGTTTTCACAATTGACAGGAATGAAGAAAGAAATAGTGCAAAATTTGGAGTGGCTTGAAGCTCAGAAGATAGAGATAAGCATTGACCTAATTGCTGAATCTAAGAAACATCTTCAGTTCCTCGGAGTTGTTGACTGTAACCAGTTGCTCTACGATGGTCCTGCACTCAAAAGAGCCATCTACAG ATACAATGCTTACTGGCTTCCTTTGCTAGCCAAACATTCTGAGTCTTCCTCAATCTGCGAAGGACCACTAGTCCCCCCATTTGACTGTGAATGGGTTTGGCATTGCCACAGGCTTAATCCG GTGAGGTACAAGTCTGACTGCGAGGAATTCTATGGGAGAGTTCTGGACAACTCTGGCATTTTATCTTCAGCAAATGGGAGCTGCAAATTACAGACAGAAAAATTATGGAAGAGATTGTATCCTATGGAGTCCTATGACCTTGATTTGGATAAGGCAATCTCAGAGCCAATTTCTCCTCTTGAGAAATGCACGACCTATGATCTTGTTTCAGCTGCCAAGAGGCAAAGCTCATTTTATCTTGAG GTTTCAAGAGCCAATGTGGACAGTGAGATCATTATGGAAGAAGCTGTTGGTAGATACAAAGCATTCCTCTACTTAATCAAGGAAAACCGTGAAAAGACGATCAGACTAATCAGTGTTCcgacttatgatattgatctaATTTGGCATACACATCAGCTGAACCCTTCCTCTTACTACAAGGATATGGTAAAGATCTTTGGTAACATCTTACAGCATGATGATACGGCAGACTCTGCCACAAGCGAAGGTATGAATCTCGACACTGTTTTCTCTGGAACTACTGCGCAATGGGAAGAAACATTTGGTCAAAGGTATTGGAAAGCCAGCATGGATACGACGCCACATACTTCAGCTATGGTGGAGACTGAGAGGAGCGGTGCAGGTGCTAGATGCTTGGCTGAGGCTGCTGAGAAATGTAGTGCTGGTGCTAGGTGCTTTGCGGTGGAGGCTGAGAAGACCAGTGCTAGGTGTTTTGCTGTGGATGCTGAGAAGAAAAATGCTAGGTGCTTTGCATTGGAAGCTGAGAAGAACAGTGCGAGGTGCTTTGCTCTGGAAGCTGAGAAGAACAGTGCTAGGTGCTTTTCTGTAGAGGCTGAGAAGAAAAATGCAACGTGCTTTGCAGTGGAAGCTGAGAAGAACAGTGCTAGGTGTTTTGCTGTGGAGGCTGAGAAGAACAGTTCAAGGTGCTTTGCAGTGGAAGTTGAGAAGAAAAGTTCTAGGAGAGTTGCTGTGGAGGCTGAGAAGAAAAATGCTAGGGGCTTTGCTATGGAGGCTGAGAAGAAAAAAGCAAGGTGTTTTGCAGTGGAAGCCGGGAAGAACAATGCTAGGTGTTTTGCTGTGGAGGGTGAGAAGAAAAATGCAAGGTGCTTTGCAGTGGAAGCTGGGAAGAACAATGCTAGGTGTTTTGCTGTGGAGGccgagaaaaaaaatgcaggGTGCTTTGCAGTAACAAATGGTAAGCGCAGTGCAAGATGCTTTGCAATGGAAGTTGAGAAGAAAAACGCAAGGTGCTTTGCAATGACAGATGGTAAGAGCAATGCAAGGTGTTTTGCAATTGCCTCTGGAAAGAACAGTGCAAGGTGCTTTGCAGTGGGGGCTGAAAAGAATCGTGGATGTGGATGTGGTAATTTGATGAAGAACAATGCTCAGGAAAATGCTCCACTGGCGGAAGGCGCTACTGCAGCTTAA
- the LOC106353816 gene encoding uncharacterized protein LOC106353816 isoform X1 has protein sequence MKFSQLTGMKKEIVQNLEWLEAQKIEISIDLIAESKKHLQFLGVVDCNQLLYDGPALKRAIYRYNVYWLPLLAKHSESSSICEGPLVPPFDCEWVWHCHRLNPVRYKSDCEEFYGRVLDNSGILSSANGSCKLQTEKLWKRLYPMESYDLDLDKAISEPISPLEKCTTYDLVSAAKRQSSFYLEVSRANVDSEIIMEEAVGRYKAFLYLIKQNREKTIRLISVPTYDIDLIWHTHQLNPSSYYKDMVKIFGNILQHDDTADSATSEGMNLDTVFSGTTAQWEETFGQRYWKASMDTTPHTSAMEETERSGAGARCLAEAAEKCSAGARCFAVEAEKTSARFFAVDAEKKNARCFALEAEKNSARCFALEAEKNSARCFSVEAEKKNATCFAVEAEKNSARCFAVEAEKNSARCFAVEVEKKSSRRVAVEAEKKNARGFAMEAEKKKARCFAVEAGKNNARCFAVEGEKKNARCFAVEAGKNNARCFAVEAEKKNAGCFAVTNGKRSARCFAMEVEKKNARCFAMTDGKSNARCFAMASGKNSARCFAVGAEKNRGCGCGNLMKNNAQENAPLAEGATAA, from the exons ATGAAGTTTTCACAATTGACAGGAATGAAGAAAGAAATAGTGCAAAATTTGGAGTGGCTTGAAGCTCAGAAGATAGAGATAAGCATTGACCTAATTGCTGAATCTAAGAAACATCTTCAGTTCCTCGGAGTTGTTGACTGTAACCAGTTGCTCTACGATGGTCCTGCACTCAAAAGAGCCATCTACAG ATACAATGTTTACTGGCTTCCTTTGCTAGCCAAACATTCTGAGTCTTCCTCAATCTGCGAAGGACCACTAGTCCCCCCATTTGACTGTGAATGGGTTTGGCATTGCCACAGGCTTAATCCG GTGAGGTACAAGTCTGACTGCGAGGAATTCTATGGGAGAGTTCTGGACAACTCTGGCATTTTATCTTCAGCAAATGGGAGCTGCAAATTACAGACAGAAAAATTATGGAAGAGATTGTATCCTATGGAGTCCTATGACCTTGATTTGGATAAGGCAATCTCAGAGCCAATTTCTCCTCTTGAGAAATGCACGACCTATGATCTTGTTTCAGCTGCCAAGAGGCAAAGCTCATTTTATCTTGAG GTTTCAAGAGCCAATGTGGACAGTGAGATCATTATGGAAGAAGCTGTTGGTAGATACAAAGCATTCCTCTACTTAATCAAGCAAAACCGTGAAAAGACGATCAGACTAATCAGTGTTCcgacttatgatattgatctaATTTGGCATACACATCAGCTGAACCCTTCCTCTTACTACAAGGATATGGTAAAGATCTTTGGTAACATCTTACAGCATGATGATACGGCAGACTCTGCCACAAGCGAAGGTATGAATCTCGACACTGTTTTCTCTGGAACTACTGCGCAATGGGAAGAAACATTTGGTCAAAGGTATTGGAAAGCCAGCATGGATACGACGCCACATACTTCAGCTATGGAGGAGACTGAGAGGAGCGGTGCAGGTGCTAGATGCTTGGCTGAGGCTGCTGAGAAATGTAGTGCTGGTGCTAGGTGCTTTGCGGTGGAGGCTGAGAAGACCAGTGCTAGGTTTTTTGCTGTGGATGCTGAGAAGAAAAATGCTAGGTGCTTTGCATTGGAAGCTGAGAAGAACAGTGCGAGGTGCTTTGCTCTGGAAGCTGAGAAGAACAGTGCTAGGTGCTTTTCTGTAGAGGCTGAGAAGAAAAATGCAACGTGCTTTGCAGTGGAAGCTGAGAAGAACAGTGCTAGGTGTTTTGCTGTGGAGGCTGAGAAGAACAGTGCAAGGTGCTTTGCAGTGGAAGTTGAGAAGAAAAGTTCTAGGAGAGTTGCTGTGGAGGCTGAGAAGAAAAATGCTAGGGGCTTTGCTATGGAGGCTGAGAAGAAAAAAGCAAGGTGTTTTGCAGTGGAAGCCGGGAAGAACAATGCTAGGTGTTTTGCTGTGGAGGGTGAGAAGAAAAATGCAAGGTGCTTTGCAGTGGAAGCTGGGAAGAACAATGCTAGGTGTTTTGCTGTGGAGGccgagaaaaaaaatgcaggGTGCTTTGCAGTAACAAATGGTAAGCGCAGTGCAAGATGCTTTGCAATGGAAGTTGAGAAGAAAAACGCAAGGTGCTTTGCAATGACAGATGGTAAGAGCAATGCAAGGTGTTTTGCAATGGCCTCTGGAAAGAACAGTGCAAGGTGCTTTGCAGTGGGGGCTGAAAAGAATCGTGGATGTGGATGTGGTAATTTGATGAAGAACAATGCTCAGGAAAATGCTCCACTGGCGGAAGGCGCTACTGCAGCTTAA
- the LOC125588761 gene encoding glycine-rich domain-containing protein 2-like isoform X1: protein MGFASHKYNAYRLLSLAKHYESSSICEEPLVSPIDCEWVWHCHRLDPVNVRYKSDCEEFYGRVLDNSGIVSSANGSCKLQTEKLWKRLYPMEPCDLDLDKAISEPISPLEKCTTYDLVSAAKRQSSFYLEVSRANVHFL from the exons ATGGGGTTTGCATCACACAA ATACAATGCCTACAGGCTTCTTTCGCTAGCAAAACATTATGAGTCTTCCTCAATCTGCGAAGAACCACTAGTCTCTCCAATTGACTGTGAATGGGTTTGGCATTGCCACAGGCTTGACCCGGTAAAT GTGAGGTACAAGTCTGACTGTGAGGAATTCTATGGGAGAGTTCTGGACAACTCTGGCATTGTATCTTCAGCAAATGGGAGCTGCAAATTACAGACTGAAAAATTATGGAAGAGATTGTATCCTATGGAGCCCTGTGACCTTGATTTGGATAAGGCAATCTCAGAGCCAATTTCACCTCTTGAGAAATGCACGACCTATGATCTTGTTTCAGCTGCCAAGAGGCAAAGCTCATTTTATCTTGAG GTTTCAAGAGCCAATgtacattttctataa
- the LOC106357073 gene encoding glycine-rich domain-containing protein 2-like isoform X2: protein MKFSQLTGMKKEIVQNLEWLEAQKIEISIDLIAESKKHLQFLGVVDCNQLLYDGPALKRAIYRYNAYWLPLLAKHSESSSICEGPLVPPFDCEWVWHCHRLNPVRYKSDCEEFYGRVLDNSGILSSANGSCKLQTEKLWKRLYPMESYDLDLDKAISEPISPLEKCTTYDLVSAAKRQSSFYLEVSRANVDSEIIMEEVVGRYKAFLYLIKQNGEKTIKPICVPTYNIDLIWHTHQLNPSSYYKDMVKIFGNILQHDDTADSDTSEGMNLDTVYSRTTAQCEETFGQRYWKASMDTMPHTPVVVEIEKSGAGAMLCGGS, encoded by the exons ATGAAGTTTTCACAATTGACAGGAATGAAGAAAGAAATAGTGCAAAATTTGGAGTGGCTTGAAGCTCAGAAGATAGAGATAAGCATTGACCTAATTGCTGAATCTAAGAAACATCTTCAGTTCCTCGGAGTTGTTGACTGTAACCAGTTGCTCTACGATGGTCCTGCACTCAAAAGAGCCATCTACAG ATACAATGCTTACTGGCTTCCTTTGCTAGCCAAACATTCTGAGTCTTCCTCAATCTGCGAAGGACCACTAGTCCCCCCATTTGACTGTGAATGGGTTTGGCATTGCCACAGGCTTAATCCA GTGAGGTACAAGTCTGACTGCGAGGAATTCTATGGGAGAGTTCTGGACAACTCTGGCATTTTATCTTCAGCAAATGGGAGCTGCAAATTACAGACAGAAAAATTATGGAAGAGATTGTATCCTATGGAGTCCTATGACCTTGATTTGGATAAGGCAATCTCAGAGCCAATTTCACCTCTTGAGAAATGCACGACCTATGATCTTGTTTCAGCTGCCAAGAGGCAAAGCTCATTTTATCTTGAG GTTTCAAGAGCCAATGTGGACAGTGAGATCATTATGGAAGAAGTTGTTGGTAGATATAAAGCATTCCTTTACTTAATCAAGCAAAACGGCGAAAAGACGATCAAACCAATCTGTGTTCCGACTTATAATATTGATCTAATTTGGCATACACATCAGCTTAACCCTTCCTCTTACTACAAGGATATGGTAAAGATCTTTGGTAACATCTTACAGCATGATGATACGGCAGACTCTGACACAAGCGAAGGTATGAATCTCGACACTGTTTACTCTAGAACTACTGCGCAATGCGAAGAAACATTTGGTCAAAGGTATTGGAAAGCCAGCATGGATACGATGCCACATACTCCAGTTGTGGTGGAGATTGAGAAGAGTGGTGCGGGTGCTATGCTTTGCGGTGGAAGCTGA
- the LOC106353816 gene encoding uncharacterized protein LOC106353816 isoform X2 codes for MKFSQLTGMKKEIVQNLEWLEAQKIEISIDLIAESKKHLQFLGVVDCNQLLYDGPALKRAIYRYNVYWLPLLAKHSESSSICEGPLVPPFDCEWVWHCHRLNPVRYKSDCEEFYGRVLDNSGILSSANGSCKLQTEKLWKRLYPMESYDLDLDKAISEPISPLEKCTTYDLVSAAKRQSSFYLEVSRANVDSEIIMEEAVGRYKAFLYLIKQNREKTIRLISVPTYDIDLIWHTHQLNPSSYYKDMVKIFGNILQHDDTADSATSEGMNLDTVFSGTTAQWEETFGQRYWKASMDTTPHTSAMEETERSGAGARCLAEAAEKCSAGARCFAVEAEKTSARFFAVDAEKKNARCFALEAEKNSARCFALEAEKNSARCFSVEAEKKNATCFAVEAEKNSARCFAVEAEKNSARCFAVEVEKKSSRRVAVEAEKKNARGFAMEAEKKKARCFAVEAGKNNARCFAVEGEKKNARCFAVEAGKNNARCFAVEAEKKNAGCFAVTNGKRSARCFAMTDGKSNARCFAMASGKNSARCFAVGAEKNRGCGCGNLMKNNAQENAPLAEGATAA; via the exons ATGAAGTTTTCACAATTGACAGGAATGAAGAAAGAAATAGTGCAAAATTTGGAGTGGCTTGAAGCTCAGAAGATAGAGATAAGCATTGACCTAATTGCTGAATCTAAGAAACATCTTCAGTTCCTCGGAGTTGTTGACTGTAACCAGTTGCTCTACGATGGTCCTGCACTCAAAAGAGCCATCTACAG ATACAATGTTTACTGGCTTCCTTTGCTAGCCAAACATTCTGAGTCTTCCTCAATCTGCGAAGGACCACTAGTCCCCCCATTTGACTGTGAATGGGTTTGGCATTGCCACAGGCTTAATCCG GTGAGGTACAAGTCTGACTGCGAGGAATTCTATGGGAGAGTTCTGGACAACTCTGGCATTTTATCTTCAGCAAATGGGAGCTGCAAATTACAGACAGAAAAATTATGGAAGAGATTGTATCCTATGGAGTCCTATGACCTTGATTTGGATAAGGCAATCTCAGAGCCAATTTCTCCTCTTGAGAAATGCACGACCTATGATCTTGTTTCAGCTGCCAAGAGGCAAAGCTCATTTTATCTTGAG GTTTCAAGAGCCAATGTGGACAGTGAGATCATTATGGAAGAAGCTGTTGGTAGATACAAAGCATTCCTCTACTTAATCAAGCAAAACCGTGAAAAGACGATCAGACTAATCAGTGTTCcgacttatgatattgatctaATTTGGCATACACATCAGCTGAACCCTTCCTCTTACTACAAGGATATGGTAAAGATCTTTGGTAACATCTTACAGCATGATGATACGGCAGACTCTGCCACAAGCGAAGGTATGAATCTCGACACTGTTTTCTCTGGAACTACTGCGCAATGGGAAGAAACATTTGGTCAAAGGTATTGGAAAGCCAGCATGGATACGACGCCACATACTTCAGCTATGGAGGAGACTGAGAGGAGCGGTGCAGGTGCTAGATGCTTGGCTGAGGCTGCTGAGAAATGTAGTGCTGGTGCTAGGTGCTTTGCGGTGGAGGCTGAGAAGACCAGTGCTAGGTTTTTTGCTGTGGATGCTGAGAAGAAAAATGCTAGGTGCTTTGCATTGGAAGCTGAGAAGAACAGTGCGAGGTGCTTTGCTCTGGAAGCTGAGAAGAACAGTGCTAGGTGCTTTTCTGTAGAGGCTGAGAAGAAAAATGCAACGTGCTTTGCAGTGGAAGCTGAGAAGAACAGTGCTAGGTGTTTTGCTGTGGAGGCTGAGAAGAACAGTGCAAGGTGCTTTGCAGTGGAAGTTGAGAAGAAAAGTTCTAGGAGAGTTGCTGTGGAGGCTGAGAAGAAAAATGCTAGGGGCTTTGCTATGGAGGCTGAGAAGAAAAAAGCAAGGTGTTTTGCAGTGGAAGCCGGGAAGAACAATGCTAGGTGTTTTGCTGTGGAGGGTGAGAAGAAAAATGCAAGGTGCTTTGCAGTGGAAGCTGGGAAGAACAATGCTAGGTGTTTTGCTGTGGAGGccgagaaaaaaaatgcaggGTGCTTTGCAGTAACAAATGGTAAGCGCAGTGCAAGA TGCTTTGCAATGACAGATGGTAAGAGCAATGCAAGGTGTTTTGCAATGGCCTCTGGAAAGAACAGTGCAAGGTGCTTTGCAGTGGGGGCTGAAAAGAATCGTGGATGTGGATGTGGTAATTTGATGAAGAACAATGCTCAGGAAAATGCTCCACTGGCGGAAGGCGCTACTGCAGCTTAA